One stretch of Eggerthella lenta DSM 2243 DNA includes these proteins:
- a CDS encoding 4Fe-4S dicluster domain-containing protein, whose translation MARYGMVIDTKRCVGCNACSVNCKITNNLPETNWWTRVLTEGGDEIDTPAGVFPDVSMRYITVGCQHCENPTCTKVCPVGATYKDPETGVVRQDYDKCIGCRMCMAACPYTGVRSFNWEEPKYPVDHAVGDADVPKHQKHVVEKCTFCYQRLAREEVPACMELCPARARHFGDFDDPDSEVSKLVKERSYEQLLASEGTKPSVYYLV comes from the coding sequence ATGGCCCGCTACGGCATGGTCATCGACACGAAGCGATGCGTGGGGTGCAACGCCTGCTCCGTGAACTGCAAGATAACAAACAACCTTCCCGAGACTAATTGGTGGACCCGGGTCCTCACGGAGGGCGGCGACGAGATCGACACGCCGGCCGGCGTCTTCCCTGACGTGTCGATGCGCTATATCACTGTAGGCTGCCAGCATTGCGAGAACCCGACTTGCACGAAGGTGTGCCCTGTGGGGGCAACCTACAAAGATCCCGAGACGGGCGTCGTGCGTCAGGACTACGACAAGTGCATCGGCTGCCGTATGTGCATGGCGGCTTGCCCGTACACGGGCGTACGCTCGTTCAACTGGGAGGAGCCGAAGTACCCCGTCGACCATGCTGTCGGCGATGCAGACGTCCCGAAGCACCAGAAGCATGTGGTCGAGAAATGCACCTTCTGCTACCAGCGCCTTGCCCGTGAGGAGGTGCCGGCATGCATGGAGTTGTGCCCGGCTCGCGCCCGTCACTTCGGTGACTTCGACGATCCGGATTCGGAGGTGTCGAAGCTTGTCAAAGAGCGCTCCTACGAGCAGCTGCTGGCCAGCGAAGGCACGAAGCCATCCGTGTACTACCTCGTGTAA
- a CDS encoding molybdopterin-containing oxidoreductase family protein: MSETKSPLGGLTRRGFLKTTGAVTAVAAVAGTGAALAPMPANAEGSSSADGEQTFRSACRGNCGSRCPLEVTVREGKVVKARPMDMPGEDAVRKRFCVKGFSQPQRVYDTDRLKYPMKRVGERGAGEWERISWDEAVSTIAEKMGAAIKDYGGTSVAVWSSYGSYGVLNGAMAGYMSVAYGRFITAVGGSVLGAGADTAQQHEQSTLLGISGNDFVDAANAKTIISWGGNPAEAYVHAWQFVCDAREKGAKLITIDPQFTASAMHSDVYVPVRPGTDGALMLAMANHIIENGLMDEEFMRSSTVSPFLVKEDGTYLHMSDLGTPATEGPVDPRTGKPTVIDPVAVWDEAAGAPATADAAQKPAIEGSFEVQGFAVKPVYQVVKESISEYTVERAADICDLPKEQIEELARVYATEGPVYVMTFQGLGHHANSHHNFKNLAFLAALTGNAGKPGASICGSPSTGMVGYNVKAYMLGTPGASFCGMYLPKVMEEKKWAGQDLEIRVLWCCNGNMLSCESGRQDLIDAVKKIDFVVCADVNMTDTAQWADILLPVPHSFEVQDFDPVCSVPYPTFTQKVLDPLYECKTDLEIMRLVTAKMGMDIYPKSDDDFLKEVIDTEANVKQGCTFDELKTGKLVRDASYTESRMVPKFGSAEAQRLKYYLEKPTPRNNFGQKIADCERLPYYEHANEAYEENPLRDKYPLFGCSEHSKYHVHSQLAYTPVMRELEPEPLLKVNATDAAERGIQQGDYVRVYNDHGYAVLKARVTEGIKPGVVSIPHGFQASQFVEGHTQDLTNVYMNDFCSNSAFYDFLCEVEKYEGGVR, from the coding sequence ATGTCTGAGACGAAGAGCCCGCTCGGCGGACTCACGCGTAGAGGCTTCCTGAAGACGACGGGTGCCGTCACGGCCGTCGCGGCTGTCGCAGGCACGGGCGCTGCGCTGGCGCCGATGCCGGCGAATGCGGAGGGAAGTTCATCCGCCGATGGCGAGCAGACGTTCAGGAGCGCATGCCGCGGCAACTGCGGTAGCCGCTGCCCCTTGGAGGTGACGGTGCGCGAGGGCAAGGTGGTCAAAGCCCGTCCCATGGATATGCCCGGCGAGGATGCCGTCCGCAAGCGCTTCTGCGTGAAGGGGTTCAGCCAGCCGCAGCGCGTGTACGATACCGACCGGCTCAAGTACCCCATGAAGCGCGTCGGGGAGCGCGGAGCGGGCGAGTGGGAGCGCATCAGCTGGGACGAGGCTGTTAGCACCATCGCGGAGAAGATGGGCGCGGCTATCAAAGATTACGGTGGCACGTCGGTTGCCGTTTGGTCCTCGTATGGTTCGTACGGCGTTCTGAACGGTGCGATGGCAGGCTACATGTCCGTTGCCTACGGTCGCTTCATCACGGCCGTCGGGGGCTCGGTACTGGGAGCCGGTGCCGATACGGCGCAGCAGCATGAGCAGTCGACGCTGCTGGGGATTTCGGGCAACGACTTCGTGGATGCCGCCAACGCCAAGACCATTATCTCGTGGGGCGGCAATCCGGCGGAAGCGTACGTGCATGCGTGGCAGTTCGTGTGCGATGCGCGCGAGAAGGGCGCAAAGCTCATCACCATCGACCCGCAGTTCACCGCGTCGGCCATGCACTCCGACGTCTACGTTCCCGTCCGGCCGGGCACCGACGGCGCGCTCATGCTGGCCATGGCCAATCATATTATCGAGAACGGCTTGATGGACGAAGAATTCATGCGAAGCAGCACGGTGTCTCCGTTCTTGGTGAAGGAGGACGGCACGTACCTTCACATGAGCGATCTGGGCACGCCTGCCACCGAGGGACCGGTCGATCCGCGCACGGGCAAGCCCACCGTGATCGATCCGGTTGCGGTGTGGGACGAGGCTGCCGGCGCACCTGCGACCGCCGATGCCGCGCAGAAGCCCGCCATCGAAGGATCGTTCGAGGTGCAGGGTTTCGCCGTGAAACCGGTCTACCAAGTTGTCAAGGAGAGCATTTCCGAATACACCGTCGAGAGGGCTGCGGACATTTGCGACCTCCCGAAGGAGCAGATCGAGGAACTGGCCCGCGTGTATGCCACCGAAGGCCCCGTGTACGTCATGACGTTCCAGGGACTCGGACACCATGCGAACTCCCATCACAACTTCAAGAACCTCGCGTTCCTCGCGGCTCTGACCGGCAACGCCGGCAAGCCGGGCGCTTCCATCTGCGGCAGCCCATCGACGGGCATGGTGGGCTACAACGTGAAAGCCTACATGTTGGGAACTCCCGGTGCCAGCTTCTGCGGCATGTACCTCCCGAAGGTCATGGAGGAGAAAAAGTGGGCGGGGCAGGATCTCGAGATTCGCGTTCTGTGGTGCTGCAACGGCAACATGCTGTCCTGCGAGTCGGGCCGTCAAGACCTCATCGACGCTGTCAAGAAGATCGACTTCGTGGTGTGCGCAGACGTCAACATGACCGACACTGCGCAGTGGGCCGATATCCTTTTGCCGGTGCCCCATTCGTTCGAGGTGCAGGATTTCGACCCGGTGTGCTCGGTGCCGTATCCCACGTTCACCCAGAAAGTGCTCGACCCTCTGTACGAATGCAAGACCGATCTGGAGATCATGCGTCTGGTGACCGCGAAGATGGGCATGGACATCTACCCGAAATCGGACGATGATTTCTTGAAGGAAGTCATCGATACCGAGGCCAACGTCAAGCAGGGCTGCACGTTCGACGAGCTCAAGACGGGCAAGCTGGTTCGCGATGCTTCTTACACCGAGTCGCGTATGGTGCCGAAGTTCGGCAGCGCCGAGGCGCAGCGTTTGAAGTACTACCTCGAGAAGCCCACGCCGCGCAACAACTTCGGGCAGAAGATCGCCGATTGCGAGCGTCTGCCTTACTACGAGCACGCGAACGAGGCATACGAGGAGAATCCGCTGCGCGACAAGTATCCGCTGTTCGGATGCAGCGAGCACAGCAAGTATCACGTGCATTCGCAGCTGGCGTACACGCCGGTCATGCGCGAGCTCGAGCCCGAGCCGTTGCTGAAGGTCAACGCGACCGATGCCGCCGAGCGCGGAATCCAGCAGGGCGACTACGTGCGCGTCTACAACGATCACGGCTATGCCGTGCTCAAGGCGCGTGTGACCGAGGGCATCAAGCCGGGAGTCGTCTCCATTCCGCACGGTTTCCAGGCTAGCCAGTTTGTCGAGGGGCATACGCAGGATCTGACGAATGTGTACATGAACGATTTCTGCTCGAACAGCGCCTTCTACGACTTCCTCTGCGAAGTCGAGAAGTACGAAGGGGGTGTGAGGTAA